AACCGTTGGCGCGACGTGGGGAAGTTACCCCATTTCTCGTAAACATGTTCGTTGGGCAAAAACTGGATGCCGCAGCCGATAATGTGCACATCGGCATCAGAGTTGGTCAGTTGTTGTTCCAACCATTGCCACTGAGTTTCGCCCAGTATGTCGCCGGATGGGTCCGGTACGTTCTTTTTACCTTCTTTCTTCAGCGGATCACGGAAGTAGCGGCCATCGAGCAGAATCACTTTAACCCGTTTACCCTGTGGTCCATACACGTTGGCCGAGTAAGCGCCTTCCTGACTGCGCAATGGGCTATTCGTCGGAACATCCAGAAAATCGAGCATCAATTGCTGACTTTCTTTCCGGCGAGGATATTCTTTACCCCCGTCGTTGACGCCATAATCGTGGTCGTCCCAAACACCAATGACAGATGCCGATTGCCGTAATTGCTGGTAGAATGGGTCCGATTTTTGATTGGTATACTTAGCTTTCAGCGTGTCCATATTCTCCGAATCACCGTAAATGTTGTCACCCAGCCATACCCAGACATCGGGTTTCTGCGCGGCAATATCATCCCATAGGGGTCTTGGCCGTTTCTGGTCGCTGCACGATCCGAAAGCGATTGTGGTGATCGGTTTTTGTTCCTGCGAAGAGGCCGTATCTGGTTTGGATGAACGACATCCGGCTAATGCAACGCATCCAATAAGTCCCAGCGTGATAAATTTTCTCATTCGATCGATTGGGTTATCTACAGCGTAAAAATAAAGAAGCCATTCTGATACGGCATCAGCTTCAAGATTTGTTAACACTGGGCCACGATCGGATCATACGAATCTACTCGTCCCAGCTTCGTATGATCCGACTGCCACTTTCAGTGGCCTCAGCGCGAATAAAACTGTCCACTTCCTGCTGAAGCTCCTCGACGTGCGAAATAATACCGACTACCCGATTTTCGGAACGTAGGGCTTTCAGGGTTTTAAAGACGGTTTGAAGCGCGTCTTTATCCAGCGTTCCAAATCCCTCATCCAGAAAGAACAAATTCTGTTTAGCCTTCGTCAGATGCTGAATGTTGTCCGACAGCGCCAGGGCGAGCGATAACGCAGCCTGGAACGTCTGCCCACCCGAGAGTGTCTTAACGCTTCGAACCTCGCCCCCGTTGAGGTAATCGCGCACCTGAAAGCTGTTCTTATCATCCAATTCCAGCTTCAACTGGTTGTTGGTCAGCTTGAAGAAACGCTCATTGGCCGATTCGCAGAGATTGCGGAGGTAAACCGACGAAACGTAATTGACAAAACCCTGCGCCCGGAACAGTTCGTCCATCTTCTTCAAATCCTGCCGTCGAAGATCCAGTTCGTCATAGCGTTTCTGGTGTTCCTGTTTCTGCTGCCATTGTGCTTCCAGCGTAGTTAATACCGTAGTAGCCCGACCGTGGTCTTTGTTGAGCTCGTCTTTCTGGGCATGCAACGTGGTCAGCTGTCGTTGAATGGCCGCTAATGCCGCCGGGTCGAAGGGATGTTCTGCCAGTTCCGTTTCCAGCGTTTCGACCTGTTGCTGTAGACCACTGCGTTTTTCGTTGTACTCCTTGATTCGCTGTTTTTCCTGACGCACATCCAAGGCCGATCCTAGGATACGGGTCACCTGTTCGCGAATCAGCCCCTGCTTCGTAAGGTTATTGTCAATCGTATTGTCTAACGTCTGGATGTCCTTGGCAATGTCGGCCAGTTGATTGGCTAGTTCCTGAAGTTGGGCCTCCGTGGCCGCCACTTCTTTCTCGGCGTTTCCCTTCTGCTTATCGGCATCGTCAAAATTGAGCTTTGTCTGGTCATACGACCGGGTCAGTGATTTGCGCAGACCGTCAATCTGATTCAAGTCCCAGGCGTTCACTTCGTCAAGCCGGAAATGTTCCAGTGATTCGATGTCACGCTTCAGCTGACCATTTAATCCCGCGATGGCGTTATCGGCTTCCGCCACTTTTTTCGCTACTGTGTTATAGGTCGCTTCGGTTTCTTCGATGAGTTTTTCCAGTTCCCGAACGGCTTTCTGCGCAGCCTGAAGCTTTTGTTGTCCATCGCTTTCCTGTTTGATAGCCTGTACGATTTGCCCCTCCTGCTCTTTGGAGAACTCCGGCCAGACAAACGTATCCTCATGTTCAGTAAGTTGCTGAACTACCCCGGCTCGTTCCTGCATCAGCCGCTTCCCGTTAGTTAGTTCACCGCGTAGCTGCGTTGTGAGTTCCTTAATGGTCAGTTGAAGGGTAGTTGTCTCTTCAATGCGTTGCTTGACTTTTTGCAAAGCCGCCCGGCTTCGTTCCAGATCGTCCGCTTCGGCATTGCCTCTGTGTCGGGCTGGATGATGGTCTGAGCCGCAAAGGGGACAGGGCTTACCTTCAGTCAGGGTGTCAGCATACTTTCGTAGTTCATCCTGGACCAACATCTGCCGGTGTTTTGTGTCCCGCTCTTCGCGAATAACTTTCAGCTGCGAAAGGGCCTCGTCAATCTGGTCAGGTAGCACCTTCAGTGCCAACTGAGTCCATTCGGATTTAAATCCGACTAAGGCTTCGTCTTTACGCTGCTTGAGTTGCTCAAGGGTCAAAT
This genomic window from Spirosoma agri contains:
- a CDS encoding alkaline phosphatase D family protein; this encodes MRKFITLGLIGCVALAGCRSSKPDTASSQEQKPITTIAFGSCSDQKRPRPLWDDIAAQKPDVWVWLGDNIYGDSENMDTLKAKYTNQKSDPFYQQLRQSASVIGVWDDHDYGVNDGGKEYPRRKESQQLMLDFLDVPTNSPLRSQEGAYSANVYGPQGKRVKVILLDGRYFRDPLKKEGKKNVPDPSGDILGETQWQWLEQQLTNSDADVHIIGCGIQFLPNEHVYEKWGNFPTSRQRFLDLLSKTKPKGAMLISGDRHMAEVSKIKLPGLNYDLFDITSSGLTHVSAPHEEPNSYRVGPIVSELNYGLITVNWKAKPLTATVQIKGDKQATYLTQEIKF
- a CDS encoding AAA family ATPase; protein product: MIPIKLSIQGLYSYQDKQEIDFRQLIQSSVFGIFGKVGSGKTSLLEAISFALYGETERLNSRDNRQYNMMNLKSKHLLIDFEFQAGPDQNLYKFIYEAKRHPKKHHEIGPGERRMFMYQEGDWKPIGNEKEEISLLSKEILGLDYDNFKRTIIIPQNQFREFLELSPRERTEMMNRLFKLDQYDLAGRVGRLSKANDEQLSELRGLLAPLETVNPEAIDLARVSIKDISALLTRKDDEIKALLPDEKRLLDSQSRSKTLMTIQQELGQLLTQAPAYRQLESDIAIYESCLLLFQADLASLEKLIRKQSTLTEAERTANQQLGAITKRLASLQGVYEAAKQAYETRNELQQKIDELDTVQTIRTVQQSISLQLRNRDSLTTQLNQQTSQLDRYKTDRTQQQLVLDTALGQTSNLERLYKVQNWFTAYKPLKKQADDLQTALDNYDLTLEQLKQRKDEALVGFKSEWTQLALKVLPDQIDEALSQLKVIREERDTKHRQMLVQDELRKYADTLTEGKPCPLCGSDHHPARHRGNAEADDLERSRAALQKVKQRIEETTTLQLTIKELTTQLRGELTNGKRLMQERAGVVQQLTEHEDTFVWPEFSKEQEGQIVQAIKQESDGQQKLQAAQKAVRELEKLIEETEATYNTVAKKVAEADNAIAGLNGQLKRDIESLEHFRLDEVNAWDLNQIDGLRKSLTRSYDQTKLNFDDADKQKGNAEKEVAATEAQLQELANQLADIAKDIQTLDNTIDNNLTKQGLIREQVTRILGSALDVRQEKQRIKEYNEKRSGLQQQVETLETELAEHPFDPAALAAIQRQLTTLHAQKDELNKDHGRATTVLTTLEAQWQQKQEHQKRYDELDLRRQDLKKMDELFRAQGFVNYVSSVYLRNLCESANERFFKLTNNQLKLELDDKNSFQVRDYLNGGEVRSVKTLSGGQTFQAALSLALALSDNIQHLTKAKQNLFFLDEGFGTLDKDALQTVFKTLKALRSENRVVGIISHVEELQQEVDSFIRAEATESGSRIIRSWDE